gtgagatcatatagtatttgtctgtctctgactTATTTCCAAGAGCAAAATGCCTTCAAGTTTCTTCTATGTTGTTTCAAagggcaggattttcttcttttttatggctatataatattccattgtgtgtgtatacatgtatatataccacagcttctttatccattcatctgctggtgGATACTTAGATTGTTttcaggtcttggctattgtgaataatgctacaatgaacacagaAGTGCAGACATTTCTTtgagaaaatgatttcatttccttcagatacataaggattgctttggctattcagggtcttccgTTGCTCCATATGAAATTTaggatttttctttcatttctgtaaaaaataccattggaatcttgatagggactgcattgaatttatagatggCTTTGTATAGtaaggacattttaacaatatttcttCCATCCACGACCAtcggatgtctttccatttatttgtgtcttcttcaatctCTCTTGTagatttcagtgtacagatctttcacctcctcggtcaaattaattcctaagtattttatcatttttcattgctactataaatgggattttttaaaaaatttcttttccagataacatgttgttagtgtatagaaatgcaaacttAAAATTTCTCGATTCTAATGGTACTCTTTAGTGGGCCATCAGTTCCTGTTCATGAAACAGTATATACTCTATTCATCTCCAAGTCAAAGGAAGTTGTATCAACCCTGTATGTAAAAGGATATAGGGTGGAATCATTCGGTAATGGCAATTTTGAGGAATAAGTCTGAACAAGGTCAGCTGATTCTGACTTCTTGAAATATTTAAACAGGGAGGGAGAccctgaaataaaaaagaagttagggtaatatttcacaaacatttcaaaacataatttgaaagacCACTGAACTACTTGCAAGAGAATACAAGTGGGACACACACATTCCTTCAATAAGATGACACACACCAATAAGGGAAAGAAGGATTGTGCAATTTGGTGTAACAGTGTGTGCTGTAACAACAGCAGTAATGATGGTGATGAAATCTAACTCCTGTGGGTCCACATATACCTTAGACCAGTTTATCCGTTCCCTTCTCCCACTTATCTCCCACAAAGAGATTGTCTTGTtctcacatttttaaagatgtcAGGTAAATAACTAAATGTCAATATAAATGGCAAAGTGATGGTGAGAAGAGTACGTGTCAACGTAAACAGGAGAGAAGTTTGAAGATGGATGCTTCTTTTTGCATCAGAATCTTTTTCCCTTATAGTAACTTACTAGAATTATGCAGTGGAGTTCCAGTGCATACAGCTTCATCAACGGAGGGGGGTATCTTGGCCAGTGAGCTTCTTTCCCAGGTGGGTAGTTGACAAAATTCCTCCAGCAGTAATCATACTCTAAGGAAACACAAATCTTGGTTCGGTCAACACATACAACAGAAAGTTAAAGAgagcccaatttaaaaataataataattattattattgttattaaataataatactatggggcttccctggtggtgccgcggttaagaatcctcctgccaatgcaggagacacgggttcaagccctggtccgggaagatcccacatgtcgcggagcaactaagcccatgcaccacaactactgagcctgcgctctagagcccgtgagccacaactactgagccggcacgcctagagcccgtgctccgcaacaagagaagccaccgcaacgagaagcccacgcaccacaatgaagagtagcccccgttcgctgcagCTAGAgtaagcccgcacacagcaacgaggacccaccacagccataaataaataaataaacaaataatttttttttttttaaatacaatatatataaattctcTCTGGCCTATTTATTGCTGGAGAAGGGCTAGACTCTTCCAGAATCCCTTAAAGGAACTCAGCAATTCATTTGAAGATGGCACAGAGGCCATAGTGACAGGAGTGGGGAAAGGAGTCATATCTTTGGTGCTTTCCTTGCTATGAATTTCAGACCTGGTCCTTTCTCCTGTTATTTTGGACTTTTAACTTCTGAGACTTCCGGTCTGGGGTAATCAGTCTCCTGGCCTAGAAAcatatcaccaccaccacagtcTCTAATAAACACTTAAGATTCCTGGTTTATTGTTTTCACCTGTGGGTCCCATAATCTGGATAGTCACACCACTGTGAATCAGGTCTCTGAGTCCTTGCCGGTTTTGCGGATCCATGTGCTGGAAAAGCCGTGCTACGTAAATAAACAGGGTCACTCTAGGATGCTGATTCAAAAATTCCCGAATAGCCTTGGAGCATTCCCAGCAGGGACTCCAGGACAAGAACCAGGTGATGCAGCAGCTGACGGATCGGTGAAAAGGTCTTTCTGAagtaaatttttctataaaattgcATTCAACATGATTGGTGGTGTTTTTGCCCGAGTGTCGCCAGACGTGCTGGCTCCTGCCCCACTTGATTTCATAGAGCAGACGGGTCTCTTTACAGAGTTCTCGGGGGTCAAAGGAGACTTCAAATTCCCAGGGTTCAATTCTTCTcctgaaatataaaaaatcaCCCGTGTTGTTATGTCATCATTTGAGGGACCCTAGAAATAATTTCATCTTCTCCTTCTGGATCAGGCAGATCTAAAACATGACAtctcatggacttccctggtggtccagtaggtaagactccgtgctcccaatgtagggggccggggttcgatccctggtcagggaactagatcccgcatgcatgccgaaactaagagcccgcatgccccaactaaagatcctgcgtgccacaactaagacacttcacagcctaaataaataaatatttaaaacatgacatctcaggaaacttttttttttctattccgtATCTCAAAGTTATCTGGGGAGGTCCGTTTGGATTATTAAATTTTCTCTCACAAACATAGTGAAGAGATTTTTCCCAGCTCATGTAATTTGGTTACCACTCTCTATACCATTGCTTGGTGGTCTTGAATTCAGGTATAAGTGTGTCCTTGTTCCTCTTTTAAACGTTTCTCATTATattctaatcttattttattttatctttttcttttactttatttatttttggccatgttgtgtggattgcaggatcttatttccccaaccagggattgcacccatgccctcggcagtgaaaccGCCGAGTCcaaacccctggaccaccagggaattccctctaatcTTTCTATCTCACACTTAGAGGTGACCTGTCCCACTCATTAATCTTCACTATTCCTCAGGGGACTCTAGCTAGAGTTTTTTCAGGTGTGGAAGCCTCAAATTGCCAAGAGGATTCTATTCCCAACTCTGAGAAGAGACTAATTTAACCTCAGGCTTCGTCCACATTCAATTCTGTATACTATTTcctcaaaagaaataaattcaaatttctcTCAAGGGCATCTTTAGATACGCACCCTCATTGTGGGTCAAAGCTGTGACTCAGAATTATTCTGAGGACTCTTCCTTGCAATATGGTTGAGTCATAAGTTTATTACATCATCATATTTTCCACTCAGTCCTAAAGAATCACTTCATTTATTATGTAAATCAATCCTTCCGCCCACCCATCACGAGATAATATGCTCCCTGACAAAAGTCTCCCTGTTATAAAAATAGGTCTAGGTGCCAGGGAGGCAAGACCCAGCCTCCCCAGATGCCTttacttgtttttggttttttatgaaAACTGTgcaaaatgttcatttattatGTCCATCattctacaaacatttattgagaatctagTATGTGCTCTGCTATGTGTTCTAAAACCTGGGGATACAGccatgaacaaaataaaaccaatctctgctctcctggagcttcaaaaaaagaaaaaaaataggtgtagggaattccctggtggtccagtagttaggactccacgcttcc
This genomic stretch from Phocoena phocoena chromosome 11, mPhoPho1.1, whole genome shotgun sequence harbors:
- the APOBEC1 gene encoding C->U-editing enzyme APOBEC-1, whose amino-acid sequence is MASDRGPSAGDATSRRRIEPWEFEVSFDPRELCKETRLLYEIKWGRSQHVWRHSGKNTTNHVECNFIEKFTSERPFHRSVSCCITWFLSWSPCWECSKAIREFLNQHPRVTLFIYVARLFQHMDPQNRQGLRDLIHSGVTIQIMGPTEYDYCWRNFVNYPPGKEAHWPRYPPPLMKLYALELHCIILGLPPCLNISRSQNQLTLFRLIPQNCHYRMIPPYILLHTGLIQLPLTWR